A region from the Pempheris klunzingeri isolate RE-2024b chromosome 17, fPemKlu1.hap1, whole genome shotgun sequence genome encodes:
- the setd1a gene encoding histone-lysine N-methyltransferase SETD1A codes for MDPDGGADTQKAVSLQWKSYKLVQDPTIRRVTQKIYRYDGVHFSVPDSGFPPVGELRDPRPRRLWSRYTELSLPVPKFKLDEFYVGPIPLKEVTFARLNDNIKEPFLAEMCAKFGEVEEMEILFHPKTRKHLGLARVLFTSTRGAKDTVKHLHNTSVMGNIIHAQLDIKGQQRQKYYDLIVNGSYTPQTVPLGGKALTDRVQSQAPAQPQPQPDTSSEIRRRLSSELAVLAAGVQALTSGNITPCSTDTGYSEQRLDTPPTSITGPYTPGSSASSQGGGGTPYSSRTGTPFSQDSGFTGGRHAGYNTGTLGSGYPPQDMLPSSSSSSAVSSTVGGFKVSRYSEDAQEPSVYHRGRPMYPPTTSYRPNEPPCYPPYPNVGGPGPHVAHHSSMPPPPLGTQYDQPPMSDRDRDRDRDSGGRYGPGGIGSRRSSYHHQQDTNSSAKYHSHHSHHHSDRREDRGYRRDSLGSRSGDHSHQRHRNHHHSHNHHGSSSRRRSSHDRDRDRDRDRDRDRDRDRDRDSDYSNSSDPRYNSNSYRSSSNSMSPPSSFYSAYSSKEPAPAPPQGLDVSTRLGSTSLTERGSLPSVGSDKEYHAGHHSALAPPPPPPPPPLPPASVITAAVAETLGTLDFNQESPAREEQWTKPKRRPSTPPAPPKTPPPSSPPNPSIASSSTSPSSTSLPHHLPSSSSSPPPPQRDSSSPEPDSTNESLPFVYHSSSLDSRIEMLLKEQKAKFSFLASDEEDEEDRKDEKQRGIRADGGERRGGSGDGTGEHTSGNQVGDSGEKDHRRKGERDRDGHRGRKRGKGGESRKSPTVLTATTPSSSNYSSHILPQEDPQPQVGLTGTGAMQEESTQALSVDARSRTGAHTPPYNGQSQSSPHSSGEDMEISDEGEEEETTITTVTTHQPSVTSGSSPSSSQATMPSQTTDPSSSPPPISDSAQHFGTSMHPPIPSYPPHLPPPPPPGYSLQPPPPPGIPPLPHMELHPEYPPPMPHHIYDYATSMELMNQYSGGAPMSFQMQTHMLSRLHQLRMSSSNGTSGPGEAATADYTSYHLHSMLPPHTHHPYMDQEGSGAGSHYDQDHRYMPAHMPYPYPDPHSSQIPPPPHHGIPPPHTGWPPHVLPPHYPSYMPPPGYGTMLPGDGDEYRAPREEMPMLAENPHEATVQMVLATLIQEMKNIMQRDLNRKMVENVAFATFDEWWERKETKAKPFQTMVRGVSALRDDEKKEEKVSRPREPLTSLVDWAKSGGLEGFSLRGALRLPSFKVKRKEPQELEEGEMKRPRPSTPPDEDDEAAEGRIPEGDRRGAERDNKRRKKKPRSRKPWELGSEGEETSDGSSTEKDDEEESEKESDDDALSADSDDESLSSSSEGSSSSASSSSSSSEDEDEEEGERGESEGPDTMDESTMESTTEKDGRENNAAAVQKAEVKTGEAKESKADTTAAPTKRPPSPPYPRPSSPVVLVPPLKKRRKTVSFSTGENDSKAQLPTAPLSPSPSQLAGESPLLSPGRPTDSPISAAPTPSARPTQGIQLLPFASKPGEGNALIVPPSGRTQEFDESKKGPPVSPQTTPVKSPGKRGAVKDSPKSPAPPVMVCRTVQNLPLDHASMCRMAFEEAPPPPPVNKRSRGRPRTTSLSASSCHSLKDEDDEEESEQRLRLREQLGASSLLQLASASTTDLSVLADVALKMDPDAGDSEETETSDEAEEQKMEEDLFSPESLALVISPEGVIVVMEHNYCKPPVLSVPPATKRTSSKQDSSVLLPADLNTISGVLEAPEEVIGEALPSRGDTGEYLSAMGVLCETEDVGQPAALPVSSKKVTVGKGFELEKDKSKKRRRKDKENLEVQHTKKQKEQPGKKQRKRKLQDSEEDVDVEELESGELSSSDTEDEMVEEVRKSERLFLQEAGVTTSQHWSKPVPAPEPPTMKFDSRSEFEQMTILYDIWNSGLDNEDLMLLKKTYEKLLQADHSSDWLNDTHWVHHTITNLPNPRRKKKNAGGQLREHVTGCARSEGYYAISRKEKDVYLDLDLPEQVIREVENVDSSGVNRVLSERRSEQRRLLTVIGTTAVMDSDLLKLNQLKFRKKKLRFGRSRIHEWGLFAMEPIAADEMVIEYVGQNIRQMVADNREKRYAQQGIGSSYLFRVDHDTIIDATKCGNLARFINHCCTPNCYAKVITIESQKKIVIYSKQAIAVNEEITYDYKFPLEENKIPCLCGTENCRGTLN; via the exons ATGGATCCAGACGGTGGGGCAGATACACAAAAAGCTGTCAGTTTGCAGTGGAAGAGCTACAAACTCGTCCAGGACCCAACCATTAGGCGGGTTACACAGAAAATCTACAGATATGATGGAGTACATTTCAGTGTGCCA GACTCTGGATTTCCCCCTGTGGGTGAACTGCGAGACCCTAGACCCCGGAGACTCTGGTCCAGGTATACAGAACTGTCCCTGCCAGTGCCGAAGTTTAAG CTTGATGAGTTTTATGTGGGTCCCATACCACTCAAGGAGGTGACCTTTGCTAGACTCAATGACAACATCAAGGAGCCCTTCTTGGCAGAAATGTGCGCAAAGTTTGGTgaggtggaggagatggagatcCTGTTTCACCCCAAGACCAGGAAGCACTTGGGCCTGGCTAGGGTGTTGTTTACCAGCACCAGAGGAGCCAAGGACACAGTCAAGCATCTGCACAATACTTCTGTCATGGGTAACATCATTCATGCTCAACTGGATATAAAAG GCCAGCAGAGGCAGAAGTATTATGACCTGATAGTTAACGGGTCCTACACTCCTCAGACGGTGCCCCTGGGAGGCAAGGCTTTGACAGACAGGGTTCAGTCTCAGGCCCcagcacagccacagccacagcctgaCACA tcaTCAGAAATCAGGCGGCGGCTCTCCAGTGAGCTTGCAGTTTTGGCGGCAGGGGTCCAGGCCCTCACATCAGGAAACATTACCCCTTGCTCTACGGATACTGGTTACAGTGAACAGCGTCTGGACACCCCCCCTACTTCCATAACCGGTCCCTACACCCCAGGCTCCTCTGCCTCATCTCAGGGTGGTGGAGGAACACCGTACAGCTCCAGAACTGGGACCCCTTTTTCACAAGACTCGGGCTTCACCGGCGGCAG GCATGCTGGCTATAACACTGGCACTTTGGGCAGTGGCTATCCTCCTCAGGACATGCtaccatcctcctcctcatcttctgcAGTTTCATCTACTGTTGGAGGATTCAAAGTGTCGCGTTACTCTGAGGATGCACAGGAACCTTCAGTGTATCATCGGGGTCGTCCTATGTACCCCCCAACCACATCATACCGTCCCAATGAGCCCCCATGCTACCCCCCATACCCCAATGTTGGAGGGCCTGGACCACACGTGGCGCACCACTCCTCAatgcctcctccacctcttggCACCCAATATGATCAACCCCCAATGTCAGACAGAGACCGGGACCGTGACAGAGACTCAGGGGGCCGCTACGGTCCAGGGGGGATTGGCTCCAGAAGGTCATCCTACCACCACCAGCAAGACACAAACTCTTCCGCAAAGTACCATTCCCATCACTCCCATCACCACTCAGATcgcagggaggacagagggtaCCGGCGAGACAGCCTGGGCTCCCGATCAGGTGACCATAGCCATCAGAGACACCGCAACCACCACCATTCTCACAACCaccatggcagcagcagccgcagAAGGAGCAGCCATGATCGGGACAGAGATCGAGACAGAGACCGAGatagagacagggacagagaccgGGACAGAGACAGTGACTACTCCAACAGCTCTGACCCCAGATACAATTCTAACTCTTACCGCTCTTCCTCAAACAGcatgtctcctccctcctcatttTACTCTGCATACTCCTCCAAAGAGCCTGCCCCAGCCCCTCCTCAGGGATTGGACGTTTCTACCCGTCTAGGTAGCACAAGCCTCACAGAAAGGGGCTCTCTGCCTTCAGTAGGTTCTGACAAAGAGTACCACGCTGGTCACCACAGTGCTCTggctccaccaccacccccaccgCCACCTCCCCTCCCACCTGCCTCAGTCATCACAGCAGCTGTAGCTGAGACCCTTGGAACACTGGACTTTAACCAGGAAAGTCCGGCCCGTGAAGAGCAGTGGACAAAGCCCAAACGCCGTCCCAGCACCCCACCTGCACCGCCGAAGACGCCCCCACCTTCTTCCCCGCCTAACCCCTCCATTGCTTCTTCCTCTACCTCCCCTTCTTCAACCTCCCTCCCCCACCATCTTCCCTCCTCTTCTAgctccccacccccccctcaACGTGACTCTTCTTCCCCAGAGCCAGATTCCACTAATGAGAGTTTACCATTCGTctaccacagcagcagccttgaCTCTCGTATTGAGATGCTCCTAAAGGAACAAAAGGCTAAATTTTCTTTCCTCGCCtctgatgaggaagatgaggaagataGAAAAGATGAGAAGCAGAGAGGTATACGTGCAGATGGAGGAGAGCGAAGAGGTGGGTCAGGTGATGGCACAGGGGAGCACACAAGTGGTAATCAGGTGGGAGACAGTGGGGAGAAGGACCacaggaggaaaggagaaagagacagagatggccACAGAGGCCGGAAACGGGGAAAGGGAGGAGAAAGTCGGAAGAGTCCAACTGTACTTACAGCAACCACACCATCCTCTTCCAACTACTCTTCCCACATCCTGCCCCAAGAGGATCCCCAGCCCCAGGTTGGCCTCACTGGGACTGGAGCCATGCAGGAGGAATCTACACAGGCTTTATCTGTTGATGCAAGGAGCAGgacaggagcacacacacccCCTTACAATGGACAAAGTCAG tcctCCCCTCATTCCTCAGGAGAAGACATGGAGATCTCAgacgagggggaggaggaggagactaCCATTACAACGGTGACCACCCACCAGCCCTCAGTCACCTCAGGTTCCTCACCCTCTTCATCCCAGGCTACCATGCCTTCACAAACAACTGACCCCTCATCTTCACCCCCACCTATCTCTGACTCTGCACAGCACTTTGGCACCTCCATGCACCCTCCTATACCTTCTTACCCTCCTCAtttgcctcctccacctccccctggTTACTCCCTCcagcccccacctcccccaGGGATTCCTCCCTTGCCCCATATGGAGCTGCACCCCGAGTATCCCCCTCCCATGCCCCACCACATATATGACTATGCCACCTCTATGGAGCTGATGAACCAGTACAGCGGTGGTGCTCCTATGTCCTTCCAAATGCAGACTCACATGCTAAGTCGCCTACACCAGCTGCGGATGTCGTCATCCAATGGCACCTCAGGCCCTGGTGAGGCAGCCACTGCAGACTACACCTCCTACCATCTCCACTCAATGCTgccaccccacacacaccacccctATATGGACCAAGAGGGGAGCGGGGCGGGCTCTCATTATGACCAGGACCACCGCTACATGCCCGCCCACATGCCCTACCCATACCCCGATCCCCACAGCTCTCAGATACCACCCCCTCCACACCATGGCATCCCACCTCCTCATACTGGCTGGCCACCACATGTCTTACCACCACACTACCCCTCTTACATGCCACCTCCTGGCTATGGCACCATGCTGCCCGGGGATGGAGACGAGTACAGGGCTCCAAGAGAGGAGATGCCCATGCTGGCTGAAAACCCGCATGAAGCCACAGTGCAGATGGTCCTGGCCACTCTGATccaggaaatgaaaaacatcatgCAGAGGGATCTGAACCGCAAAATGGTGGAGAACGTTGCCTTTGCAACTTTTGATGAGTGgtgggagaggaaagagacCAAGGCCAAG CCTTTCCAGACAATGGTTAGGGGGGTGTCTGCCTTGCGGGAtgatgagaaaaaggaggaaaaggtcAGTCGTCCTCGAGAGCCTCTCACATCTCTTGTGGATTGGGCGAAGAGTGGCGGTCTGGAAGGATTTTCTCTCAGAGGAGCATTACGACTGCCTTCCTTCAAG GTGAAGAGGAAAGAACCTCAAGAGCTTGAAGAGGGAGAAATGAAAAGGCCACGACCCTCAACCCCCCCTGACGAGGATGATGAAG CTGCTGAAGGGAGGATACCAGAGGGAGACCGGCGTGGAGCGGAAAGGGACaataagaggaggaaaaagaagccAAGAAGTCGTAAACCATGGGAGCTTGGCAGTGAGGGAGAGGAAACATCTGATGGCTCTTCCACTGAaaag gatgatgaagaggaaagtGAGAAGGAGTCTGATG atgatgCCCTTAGTGCTGATAGTGATGATGAGAGCCTTTCCTCATCCTCTGAGGGCTCTTCCTCTTCagcatcctcatcttcatcttcctctgaagatgaggatgaagaggaaggagagaggggtgagagtgAAGGGCCAGACACCATGGATGAGTCAACCATGGAGAGCACAACAGAGAAAGATGGCAG GGAAAATAATGCAGCTGCTGTTCAAAAGGCAGAGGTCAAAACAG gTGAAGCCAAGGAGAGCAAGGCAGATACAACAGCAGCACCTACCAAGCGTCCTCCATCACCCCCATACCCACGTCCTTCATCCCCTGTTGTTCTTGTGCCCCCTCTCAAGAAACGCAGAAAGACAGTTTCCTTCTCTACAGGCGAAAACGACAGCAAAGCACAGCTGCCAACTGCACCGCTGTCTCCATCTCCCTCACAATTGGCGGGTgaatctcccctcctctcccctggCAGGCCCACAGACTCCCCCATCAGTGCTGCCCCAACCCCTTCAGCTCGCCCCACCCAGGGTATCCAACTACTCCCCTTTGCCTCCAAACCTGGTGAAGGCAATGCCCTCATTGTGCCCCCATCTGGGCGGACGCAAGAGTTCGACGAGTCCAAAAAGGGACCACCTGTTTCACCTCAGACCACCCCTGTCAAATCCCCTGGAAAACGAGGTGCAGTTAAAGACTCCCCCAAATCTCCTGCCCCTCCTGTTATGGTGTGCCGCACTGTGCAGAACCTGCCATTGGACCACGCCTCTATGTGCAGGATGGCCTTCGAGGAggcccctcctccacctcccgtCAACAAACGGTCCAGAGGCAGACCCCGGACAACCAGTTTGTCTGCGTCTTCCTGTCACTCCCTCAAAGAcgaagatgatgaggaagaaaGTGAGCAGAGGTTAAgactcagagagcagctgggGGCATcaagcctcctacagctggcCTCAGCGTCAACCACTGACTTGTCTGTGTTGGCCGACGTAGCCCTGAAAATGGACCCTGATGCTGGGGATTCAGAGGAGACTGAGACATCTGATgaggcagaggagcagaagatgGAAGAGGATCTCTTCTCCCCAGAGTCACTGGCCCTGGTTATTAGCCCAGAGGGTGTAATTGTCGTTATGGAGCACAACTACTGCAAACCCCCTGTTCTCTCAGTACCACCTGCTACCAAAAGAACTTCCTCTAAACAAGACTCCTCTGTCTTGCTCCCAGCAGACCTCAACACTATTTCTGGGGTTCTTGAGGCACCAGAGGAGGTCATTGGAGAGGCACTACCATCAAGGGGAGACACAGGAGAATACTTATCTGCAATGGGAGTTCTTTGTGAGACTGAGGATGTTGGGCAGCCTGCAGCTCTACCTGTATCGTCAAAGAAGGTCACTGTCGGCAAGGGTTTCGAACTTGAAAAGGACAAgagcaaaaagagaagaagaaaagacaaagaaaacctcGAGGTTcagcacacaaaaaaacagaaggagCAGCCAGgcaagaaacagaggaagaggaaattaCAG gacTCTGAGGAAGATGTGGATGTGGAGGAGCTTGAGTCTGGGGAGCTGTCCAGCTCAGACACAGAGGACGAGATGGttgaagaggtgaggaagagtgAGCGCCTCTTTCTGCAGGAGGCAGGGGTAACAACATCTCAGCACTGGTCAAAACCTGTCCCCGCACCCGAGCCACCAACCATGAAGTTTGACAGCCGCAGTGAGTTTGAGCAGATGACCATCCTGTATGACATCTGGAACTCCGGTCTGGACAACGAAGACCTGATGTTGCTGAAGAAGACGTATGAGAAGCTCTTACAGGCCGACCACAGTTCTGACTGGCTTAATGATACTCATTGGGTCCACCACACTA TAACCAATTTGCCGAACCCTCGGCGTAAGAAGAAGAATGCAGGTGGACAGCTTCGTGAGCATGTTACTGGCTGTGCCAGGAGTGAAGGCTACTACGCCATCAGCCGGAAGGAGAAGGACGTCTATCTAGACCTGGACCTTCCCGAGCAGGTCATACGGGAGGTGGAAAATGTTGACAGCTCG GGAGTTAACCGGGTGCTGTCAGAGAGACGGTCAGAGCAGCGTCGCCTCCTCACCGTCATTGGTACCACAGCTGTCATGGACTCTGATCTGCTCAAACTCAACCAGCTTAAG ttTCGCAAGAAGAAGCTTCGTTTTGGACGCAGCAGGATCCATGAGTGGGGCCTGTTCGCCATGGAGCCCATTGCTGCTGATGAGATGGTCATTGAGTATGTGGGTCAAAACATCAGACAG ATGGTGGCTGACAATCGGGAGAAGCGGTACGCACAGCAGGGCATCGGGAGCAGCTACTTGTTCAGAGTGGACCACGACACAATTATAGATGCCACCAAATGTGGCAACCTGGCACGGTTCATCAACCACTGTTGCACT CCAAACTGCTACGCCAAGGTTATCACCATAGAGTCCCAGAAAAAGATTGTGATCTACTCGAAGCAGGCCATCGCAGTCAATGAGGAGATCACCTATGACTACAAATTCCCTCTGGAGGAGAACAAGATTCCTTGCCTGTGTGGAACAGAGAACTGCCGTGGGACACTGAACTAG